A stretch of the Vigna radiata var. radiata cultivar VC1973A chromosome 7, Vradiata_ver6, whole genome shotgun sequence genome encodes the following:
- the LOC106765777 gene encoding calcyclin-binding protein yields the protein MAQDLTLDLEELRHLHSIAKRPRTLSLLSSEIRNLEKISSDANAARAPQIPTPISTGAKVSPSPALSYSTLASFSWDQDVDKVKIYVSMEGIDENKIESEFKSMSFDVKFHDVQGKNYRCAISKLHKEIVPEKCKVLVKPKRAIITLVKASKGNWLDLHFKEDKLKPNLDKEKDPMAGIMDMMKNMYEEGDDEMKKTIAKAWTDARSGKTADPLGSYR from the exons ATGGCTCAAGACTTGACATTGGATTTGGAGGAACTTCGTCACCTCCACAGCATCGCCAAAAGACCTCGAACCCTCTCTTTACTCTCCTCTGAGATTCGCAACCTCGAGAAG ATATCATCAGATGCAAATGCTGCTCGTGCTCCTCAGATTCCTACTCCTATTTCAACCGGAGCTAAGGTGTCGCCTTCACCTGCACTGAGCTATTCCACGCTAGCATCGTTCAGTTGGGATCAGGATGTTGACAAAGTTAAG ATATATGTATCAATGGAGGGAATTGATGAGAATAAGATTGAATCTGAGTTTAAGTCAATGTCATTTGATGTTAAGTTCCATGATGTTCAAGGGAAGAATTACCGTTGTGCAATATCGAAACTGCATAAGGAGATAGTACCGGAGAAATGTAAGGTTCTGGTCAAGCCCAAAAGGGCAATCATCACATTAGTGAAGGCTTCCAAAGGAAACTGGCTAGATTTACACTTCAAAGAGGACAAG CTAAAGCCAAATTTGGATAAAGAGAAAGACCCAATGGCAGGAATCATGGACATGATGAAG AATATGTATGAAGAAGGGGACGATGAGATGAAGAAAACAATTGCAAAAGCATGGACTGATGCTAGATCTGGGAAAACAGCTGACCCTTTAGGTAGCTACCGTTGA
- the LOC106766028 gene encoding uncharacterized protein LOC106766028, producing MTGVGRTTRSKKLSPKFLGLFQVIKRIGLVAYEIVLPPLLENLHNVFHVSQLRKYVSSPDHVLEVDDVQVREDLLLDARPMQILNVQSKQLRRNDIHTIKALWNEKTQEMTWEFEEKMKNSCPHLFG from the coding sequence ATGACTGGAGTAGGAAGAACTACCAGATCCAAGAAGTTGTCTCCGAAGTTTCTTGGTCTATTTCAAGTTATCAAGAGAATTGGACTGGTAGCATACGAGATTGTGTTACCTCCTCTACTGGAAAACTTGCACAATGTATTTCATGTTTCTCAATTGAGGAAATACGTGTCGAGTCCCGATCATGTGCTTGAAGTGGATGACGTACAAGTCAGAGAAGATCTATTGTTGGACGCAAGACCGATGCAGATTCTAAATGTTCAGTCCAAGCAACTAAGAAGAAATGATATTCACACTATCAAGGCATTGTGGAATGAGAAGACCCAGGAGATGACTTGGGAATTTGAGGAAAAAATGAAGAACTCTTGTCCTCATCTGTTTGGTTAG
- the LOC106767561 gene encoding cytochrome P450 89A2-like → MEEGALMGAWFIILVSACLCVVIVRAIFSLQTKTINTPPGPLHIPIITSIQWLLKSFSQLQPILRNLHAKFGPIVTIRIGSRPAIFIADRTLAHQALVQNGSLFSDRPKALTVTKIFSSDQHNISSASYGPTWRILRRNLTSEVLHHSRVKSFSGVRNWVLQALLARLKSDSQSNDSIRVIDHFQYSMFCLLVFMCIGERLDEGKVRDIKRVQRQFILRFTRFNILNIWPKVTRVLFRERWEELLRFRQEREDVMVPLIRARKQKQGKDEGVVSYVDTLLDLQWPEEERKLNEEEIVTLCNEFLNGGTDTTSTALQWIMANLVKYPQVQERLVGEIREVMGGREDREVKEEDLQKFPYLKAVILEGLRRHPPGHLVLPHAVSEDVVFNDYLIPKNGTVNFMVAEMGWDPKVWEDPMTFKPERFMNDEGFDITGSKEIKMMPFGAGRRICPGYNLALLHLEYFVANLVWNFEWKVPEGGDVDLSEKQEFTVVMKNPLQVHLSPRI, encoded by the coding sequence ATGGAAGAAGGAGCACTCATGGGAGCCTGGTTCATCATCCTAGTGTCTGCGTGCCTCTGCGTTGTTATCGTAAGAGCAATATTCTCCCTTCAAACAAAAACCATCAACACCCCTCCAGGCCCTCTTCATATCCCAATCATCACAAGCATCCAATGGCTCCTCAAATCCTTCAGCCAACTCCAGCCGATTCTCAGAAACCTCCACGCCAAGTTCGGCCCCATCGTCACCATCCGCATCGGATCTAGACCAGCCATATTCATCGCCGACCGCACCCTCGCCCACCAAGCCCTCGTCCAAAACGGTTCCCTCTTCTCCGACCGCCCCAAGGCTCTCACCGTTACAAAAATATTCTCCAGCGACCAACACAACATCAGCTCCGCCTCCTACGGCCCCACGTGGCGTATCCTCCGCCGAAACCTCACCTCCGAGGTGCTCCACCACTCACGCGTTAAGTCCTTCTCCGGGGTCCGCAACTGGGTCCTCCAAGCCCTCCTCGCTCGCCTTAAATCTGATTCTCAATCCAACGATTCCATCAGAGTCATCGATCATTTCCAGTACTCCATGTTCTGCTTGCTCGTCTTCATGTGCATCGGGGAGCGACTCGATGAGGGCAAAGTCAGAGACATCAAGCGCGTCCAACGGCAGTTCATTCTACGCTTTACAAGGTTTAACATCCTTAATATCTGGCCCAAAGTCACCCGCGTTTTGTTCCGCGAACGTTGGGAGGAGCTGCTTAGGTTTCGCCAGGAGCGAGAGGACGTGATGGTTCCACTTATAAGAGCCAGGAAGCAAAAGCAAGGCAAGGATGAAGGTGTTGTTTCGTATGTTGATACTTTGTTGGATTTGCAGTGGCCCGAGGAGGAACGCAAGCTCAACGAAGAGGAGATTGTGACGCTGTGTAATGAGTTTTTGAACGGGGGCACAGACACGACTTCTACGGCGTTGCAATGGATCATGGCGAATTTGGTGAAGTACCCGCAGGTGCAAGAGAGGTTGGTGGGTGAGATAAGGGAGGTAATGGGTGGGAGAGAAGACAGAGAAGTGAAAGAAGAAGACTTACAAAAATTTCCTTATCTGAAGGCTGTGATTTTGGAGGGTTTGAGGCGTCACCCACCTGGCCATCTTGTGTTGCCACATGCAGTGAGTGAGGACGTGGTTTTTAATGATTACTTGATCCCTAAGAATGGGACAGTGAATTTCATGGTGGCAGAGATGGGATGGGACCCTAAGGTATGGGAGGATCCAATGACGTTTAAGCCAGAGAGGTTTATGAATGATGAAGGGTTTGACATTACTGGAAGTAAAGAGATAAAGATGATGCCGTTTGGTGCTGGGAGAAGGATTTGCCCTGGCTATAATCTCGCTTTGCTTCATTTGGAGTACTTTGTGGCTAATCTGGTTTGGAATTTTGAGTGGAAGGTTCCAGAAGGAGGAGATGTGGATTTGTCAGAGAAACAAGAGTTCACTGTAGTAATGAAAAATCCATTGCAGGTTCATCTTTCTCCTAGGATCTAG